Proteins from one Drosophila gunungcola strain Sukarami chromosome 3R, Dgunungcola_SK_2, whole genome shotgun sequence genomic window:
- the LOC128263225 gene encoding glycogen [starch] synthase isoform X1 → MRRQQSYRFEDNESTSYALRMNRRFSRVESGADLKDYFDRGDIASRENRWNFEVAWEVANKVGGIYTVIRSKAYVSTEEMGEQLCMMGPYKESCARTEMEEMEFPRGNPLLDAVNSMRSRGYKIHTGRWLVDGNPQLILFDIGSAAWKLDQFKSEMWEKCHIGIPHLDIETNDAIILGFMIAEFLEEFRNFAVTYSQTNELSPPRIVAHFHEWQAGVALIVLRTRLVEIATVFTTHATLLGRYLCAGNTDFYNNLDKFAVDEEAGKRQIYHRYCLERGATHLAHVFTTVSEITGYEAEHLLKRKPDIITPNGLNVKKFSAIHEFQNLHAVAKEKINEFVRGHFYGHIDFDLDKTLYFFIAGRYEFGNKGADIFIEALARLNAMLKHEKPDTTVVAFLIFPTKTNNFNVDSLRGHAVIKQLRDTINNVQQEVGKRMFDTCLRGNIPSADDLLQKEDLVKIKRCMFAMQRDSMPPVTTHNVADDWNDPVLSSIRRCHLFNSRHDRVKMVFHPEFLTSTNPLFGIDYEEFVRGCHLGVFPSYYEPWGYTPAECTVMGIPSVTTNLSGFGCFMEEHISDPKSYGIYIVDRRYIGLENSVQQLSSFMMDFSRLNRRQRIIQRNRTERLSDLLDWRTLGIYYRQARVKALQAVYPDYVDELTLYGSRNNLIFSRPHSEPPSPTSSRHTTPAPSVHGSDDEDSVDEETELKELGIK, encoded by the exons ATGCGGAGACAGCAGTCCTATCGTTTTGAGGACAATGAGTCCACTTCCTATGCCCTGAGG ATGAATCGTCGCTTTTCGAGAGTGGAGTCCGGGGCGGACCTGAAGGATTACTTCGATCGAGGAGACATCGCCTCCAGGGAGAATCGCTGGAACTTCGAGGTGGCATGGGAGGTGGCCAACAAGGTGGGCGGCATTTACACGGTGATCCGGTCGAAGGCCTATGTCTCCACCGAGGAGATGGGCGAGCAGCTGTGCATGATGGGTCCCTACAAGGAGAGCTGTGCCCGCACCGAGATGGAGGAGATGGAGTTCCCCAGGGGAAATCCCCTACTAGATGCCGTGAACTCCATGCGATCGCGGGGCTATAAAATCCACACCGGTCGCTGGCTGGTAGACGGAAATCCCCAACTAATCCTATTCGATATTGGATCCGCCGCCTGGAAGTTGGATCAGTTCAAATCGGAGATGTGGGAGAAGTGCCATATAGGAATACCTCATTTGGATATTGAGACCAACGATGCCATTATCCTGGGCTTCATGATAGCCGAGTTCCTGGAGGAGTTCCGCAATTTCGCCGTGACTTATTCGCAAACAAACGAGCTGAGTCCCCCGAGAATTGTTGCCCATTTCCATGAGTGGCAAGCTGGCGTTGCTCTGATCGTCCTACGTACTCGGCTTGTGGAGATTGCCACTGTTTTCACCACCCATGCCACACTATTGGGTCGTTACTTGTGCGCTGGCAATACCGATTTCTACAATAATCTGGATAAGTTTGCCGTAGACGAGGAAGCGGGCAAACGGCAGATCTACCATCGCTATTGCCTGGAGCGAGGCGCCACCCATTTGGCTCACGTGTTCACCACCGTCTCGGAGATTACGGGCTACGAGGCGGAGCATCTGCTCAAGCGCAAGCCGGACATCATCACGCCGAACGGTTTGAATGTAAAGAAATTCTCGGCCATCCACGAATTCCAAAATTTGCATGCCGTCGCCAAGGAGAAGATCAACGAATTCGTGCGGGGACATTTCTACGG ACACATTGACTTCGATCTGGACAAGACCCTGTACTTTTTCATTGCCGGTCGCTACGAGTTCGGCAACAAGGGTGCCGACATCTTCATAGAGGCGCTGGCTCGCTTAAATGCGATGCTGAAGCACGAGAAGCCGGACACCACCGTGGTGGCCTTCCTGATCTTCCCCACCAAGACGAACAACTTCAACGTGGACTCGCTGCGGGGACATGCCGTGATCAAACAGCTGCGGGACACGATCAACAACGTCCAGCAGGAGGTGGGCAAGCGGATGTTCGACACTTGCCTGAGGGGCAACATCCCCAGCGCCGATGATCTGCTGCAGAAGGAGGATCTGGTGAAGATCAAGCGCTGTATGTTCGCCATGCAGCGCGATTCGATGCCGCCGGTAACCACGCACAATGTGGCCGATGATTGGAACGATCCGGTCCTCTCGTCCATCCGTCGCTGCCATCTGTTCAACTCGCGTCACGACCGTGTCAAGATGGTCTTCCATCCGGAGTTCCTCACGTCCACCAACCCGCTCTTCGGCATCGACTACGAGGAGTTCGTTCGTGGCTGCCACTTGGGTGTCTTCCCCTCGTACTACGAGCCCTGGGGATACACTCCCGCCGAGTGCACGGTGATGGGAATTCCCAGCGTGACCACCAATCTGTCCGGATTCGGTTGCTTCATGGAGGAGCACATCAGCGATCCCAAGTCCTATGGCATCTACATCGTGGACCGTCGCTATATCGGACTGGAGAACAGCGTGCAGCAGCTGTCCAGCTTCATGATGGACTTCTCGCGGTTGAACCGCCGCCAGCGCATCATCCAGCGTAATCGTACGGAGCGATTGAGTGACCTGCTTGACTGGCGCACCCTGGGCATT TACTACAGACAGGCCAGGGTTAAGGCCTTGCAGGCTGTTTACCCCGACTACGTGGATGAGTTGACTCTCTACGGATCGCGCAACAATTTGATCTTCTCGCGGCCGCACAGCGAACCGCCCAGCCCAACTTCGTCGC GTCACACCACACCAGCTCCATCGGTACACGGCTCGGATGATGAGGACTCCGTGGATGAGGAAACCGAACTCAAGGAATTGGGCATCAAGTAG
- the LOC128263225 gene encoding glycogen [starch] synthase isoform X2 yields MNRRFSRVESGADLKDYFDRGDIASRENRWNFEVAWEVANKVGGIYTVIRSKAYVSTEEMGEQLCMMGPYKESCARTEMEEMEFPRGNPLLDAVNSMRSRGYKIHTGRWLVDGNPQLILFDIGSAAWKLDQFKSEMWEKCHIGIPHLDIETNDAIILGFMIAEFLEEFRNFAVTYSQTNELSPPRIVAHFHEWQAGVALIVLRTRLVEIATVFTTHATLLGRYLCAGNTDFYNNLDKFAVDEEAGKRQIYHRYCLERGATHLAHVFTTVSEITGYEAEHLLKRKPDIITPNGLNVKKFSAIHEFQNLHAVAKEKINEFVRGHFYGHIDFDLDKTLYFFIAGRYEFGNKGADIFIEALARLNAMLKHEKPDTTVVAFLIFPTKTNNFNVDSLRGHAVIKQLRDTINNVQQEVGKRMFDTCLRGNIPSADDLLQKEDLVKIKRCMFAMQRDSMPPVTTHNVADDWNDPVLSSIRRCHLFNSRHDRVKMVFHPEFLTSTNPLFGIDYEEFVRGCHLGVFPSYYEPWGYTPAECTVMGIPSVTTNLSGFGCFMEEHISDPKSYGIYIVDRRYIGLENSVQQLSSFMMDFSRLNRRQRIIQRNRTERLSDLLDWRTLGIYYRQARVKALQAVYPDYVDELTLYGSRNNLIFSRPHSEPPSPTSSRHTTPAPSVHGSDDEDSVDEETELKELGIK; encoded by the exons ATGAATCGTCGCTTTTCGAGAGTGGAGTCCGGGGCGGACCTGAAGGATTACTTCGATCGAGGAGACATCGCCTCCAGGGAGAATCGCTGGAACTTCGAGGTGGCATGGGAGGTGGCCAACAAGGTGGGCGGCATTTACACGGTGATCCGGTCGAAGGCCTATGTCTCCACCGAGGAGATGGGCGAGCAGCTGTGCATGATGGGTCCCTACAAGGAGAGCTGTGCCCGCACCGAGATGGAGGAGATGGAGTTCCCCAGGGGAAATCCCCTACTAGATGCCGTGAACTCCATGCGATCGCGGGGCTATAAAATCCACACCGGTCGCTGGCTGGTAGACGGAAATCCCCAACTAATCCTATTCGATATTGGATCCGCCGCCTGGAAGTTGGATCAGTTCAAATCGGAGATGTGGGAGAAGTGCCATATAGGAATACCTCATTTGGATATTGAGACCAACGATGCCATTATCCTGGGCTTCATGATAGCCGAGTTCCTGGAGGAGTTCCGCAATTTCGCCGTGACTTATTCGCAAACAAACGAGCTGAGTCCCCCGAGAATTGTTGCCCATTTCCATGAGTGGCAAGCTGGCGTTGCTCTGATCGTCCTACGTACTCGGCTTGTGGAGATTGCCACTGTTTTCACCACCCATGCCACACTATTGGGTCGTTACTTGTGCGCTGGCAATACCGATTTCTACAATAATCTGGATAAGTTTGCCGTAGACGAGGAAGCGGGCAAACGGCAGATCTACCATCGCTATTGCCTGGAGCGAGGCGCCACCCATTTGGCTCACGTGTTCACCACCGTCTCGGAGATTACGGGCTACGAGGCGGAGCATCTGCTCAAGCGCAAGCCGGACATCATCACGCCGAACGGTTTGAATGTAAAGAAATTCTCGGCCATCCACGAATTCCAAAATTTGCATGCCGTCGCCAAGGAGAAGATCAACGAATTCGTGCGGGGACATTTCTACGG ACACATTGACTTCGATCTGGACAAGACCCTGTACTTTTTCATTGCCGGTCGCTACGAGTTCGGCAACAAGGGTGCCGACATCTTCATAGAGGCGCTGGCTCGCTTAAATGCGATGCTGAAGCACGAGAAGCCGGACACCACCGTGGTGGCCTTCCTGATCTTCCCCACCAAGACGAACAACTTCAACGTGGACTCGCTGCGGGGACATGCCGTGATCAAACAGCTGCGGGACACGATCAACAACGTCCAGCAGGAGGTGGGCAAGCGGATGTTCGACACTTGCCTGAGGGGCAACATCCCCAGCGCCGATGATCTGCTGCAGAAGGAGGATCTGGTGAAGATCAAGCGCTGTATGTTCGCCATGCAGCGCGATTCGATGCCGCCGGTAACCACGCACAATGTGGCCGATGATTGGAACGATCCGGTCCTCTCGTCCATCCGTCGCTGCCATCTGTTCAACTCGCGTCACGACCGTGTCAAGATGGTCTTCCATCCGGAGTTCCTCACGTCCACCAACCCGCTCTTCGGCATCGACTACGAGGAGTTCGTTCGTGGCTGCCACTTGGGTGTCTTCCCCTCGTACTACGAGCCCTGGGGATACACTCCCGCCGAGTGCACGGTGATGGGAATTCCCAGCGTGACCACCAATCTGTCCGGATTCGGTTGCTTCATGGAGGAGCACATCAGCGATCCCAAGTCCTATGGCATCTACATCGTGGACCGTCGCTATATCGGACTGGAGAACAGCGTGCAGCAGCTGTCCAGCTTCATGATGGACTTCTCGCGGTTGAACCGCCGCCAGCGCATCATCCAGCGTAATCGTACGGAGCGATTGAGTGACCTGCTTGACTGGCGCACCCTGGGCATT TACTACAGACAGGCCAGGGTTAAGGCCTTGCAGGCTGTTTACCCCGACTACGTGGATGAGTTGACTCTCTACGGATCGCGCAACAATTTGATCTTCTCGCGGCCGCACAGCGAACCGCCCAGCCCAACTTCGTCGC GTCACACCACACCAGCTCCATCGGTACACGGCTCGGATGATGAGGACTCCGTGGATGAGGAAACCGAACTCAAGGAATTGGGCATCAAGTAG
- the LOC128263292 gene encoding uncharacterized protein LOC128263292: MPHSKMLLWAVVGLLHLLTFSAVSTAEDQLKSNTIVVQTPLQNYDQPTLRDYEECQANRDNCVSVCDGNQSCEDECPVCPQLYDKPLMVQGINDTDVVAPPQVPLNTTNIIRLTNEINNIIEHQIQNRNEVNVQVEQNVSQVGGRFGLGYSDHGSCCHVVVLDRECEHEGGHSCREKSRQRVCGERCQARVMLAKRVVQCDAEDGDKCHETIEYVPRRRRSHSKKSSQRAPCHYFGNNWPYFSCGQNQGQNVDVVQPPRVKRSTCQQCLNMPYGYILQSGLPAQCAGCFQGFGAPLMPMYNAPYMYNPYVPYPSFGNFPNNGNKNGNNKGYENEDNIIAGSGNDGWILCDDDNVENCLDNKTIEDSQQAPAAHQEQQSEDGQDSEEYEYGVQRRRRRRQNRRTFVRSAYSKRNRGN; encoded by the exons ATGCCGCATTCCAAG ATGCTGCTGTGGGCGGTGGTTGGGCTCCTCCACCTGCTGACCTTTAGCGCAGTATCCACCGCCGAGGATCAGTTGAAAAGCAACACGATTGTGGTGCAAACTCCGCTCCAGAACTATGATCAGCCCACTCTGCGGGACTACGAGGAATGTCAGGCGAACAGGGACAATTGTGTATCTGTTTGCGATGGCAATCAGTCCTGCGAGGATGAGTGTCCTGTGTGCCCGCAACTGTACGACAAGCCGCTGATGGTTCAGGGCATCAATGATACGGATGTGGTGGCACCACCACAAGTACCGCTTAATACCACCAACATTATTCGGCTGACCAACGAGATCAACAATATCATCGAGCACCAAATCCAGAATCGAAACGAGGTCAATGTCCAGGTGGAGCAGAATGTGTCCCAGGTGGGAGGACGCTTCGGATTGGGCTACAGTGACCATGGTTCCTGTTGCCATGTGGTGGTCTTGGATCGAGAGTGTGAGCACGAGGGTGGCCACAGTTGCAGGGAGAAGAGCCGCCAACGGGTTTGTGGCGAAAGGTGTCAGGCCAGAGTGATGTTGGCCAAAAGAGTGGTCCAATGCGATGCCGAAGATGGCGACAAATGCCACGAGACCATCGAATATGTGCCCCGGCGGAGGAGATCCCACTCGAAGAAGTCCAGCCAAAGAGCGCCGTGTCACTACTTTGGCAACAATTGGCCCTACTTCTCTTGTGGCCAGAACCAGGGTCAAAATGTGGATGTCGTTCAGCCGCCGAGAGTGAAACGCTCCACCTGCCAGCAGTGCCTCAATATGCCCTATGGATATATCCTGCAAAGTGGCCTGCCCGCCCAGTGTGCAGGTTGTTTCCAGGGATTCGGAGCGCCCCTGATGCCTATGTACAATGCTCCCTACATGTACAATCCCTATGTGCCATATCCATCCTTTGGCAACTTCCCTAATAATGGAAATAAGAATGGAAATAACAAAGGATATGAGAATGAAGACAACATCATTGCTGGCTCGGGAAACGATGGCTGGATTTTATGTGACGATGATAACGTTGAGAATTGCCTAGACAACAAGACTATTGAGGATTCGCAACAGGCACCTGCTGCCCATCAGGAACAGCAATCTGAGGATGGCCAGGATTCGGAGGAATACGAATATGGAGTCCAGCGAAGAAGACGTCGGCGACAAAACCGCCGAACCTTTGTGCGCTCTGCTTACAGTAAACGCAATCGAGGAAATTAA
- the LOC128263280 gene encoding sperm head and tail associated protein, with protein MSDWKERSRVLQQLLLLLLLICLGLIPAEVIANSIPIPNPCQSGQTYTNGACGQVIVNVFNAGCGGQTGIPCQPGTSVVVPGTPACPNAPLDPIVVPNPPVVVPGTPACPNAPLDPIVVPSPPVVVPGTPACPNAPLDPIVVPSPPVVVPGTPACPNAPLDPIVVPTAPVQPTVCPPSCPNSCPTTCSNNCNQSTQCPNSCPTNCPNTPCPTPPPTITPSPPTFYPTPMPYPPPPPPAPPAPPAHTTQHPYPVPVPVTTPPPATITRCREGTILVRGVCRLLFCGGYGYGYAEGRCIQARCPAGYVWTGIRCSKPQPVQIGNIHIESHVHQQAGALPHLVTNNVNNVQVNASIAIQGPTSAEQQEEDEEEEEEPVMPQPPSGPCCNVVAPRICTTQADQVAYKCFSRSQQQCGSFCSANKVVLAPPTVTTWTQANTQMVVLPPNWAGQGCQSTGGICQQAHNYYDCSGCAMGDFSTCSSYCYSYKCSSHNCAYYDQTQYCSQYPGQMGCRSEDGWFPAP; from the exons ATGTCTGATTGGAAAGAGCGTTCCCGGGttctgcagcagctgctgctgctgctgctgctaatCTGCCTTGGACTAATCCCCGCGGAGGTTATCGCCAAttccatacccatacccaatccCTGTCAGAGTG GTCAGACTTACACCAATGGCGCTTGCGGCCAAGTCATTGTAAATGTGTTTAACGCTGGTTGCGGTGGTCAAACGGGGATTCCCTGTCAACCTGGTACTTCAGTCGTTGTACCTGGCACTCCTGCTTGTCCGAATGCTCCTTTAGATCCCATTGTGGTACCTAATCCTCCAGTCGTTGTTCCTGGCACTCCTGCTTGTCCGAATGCTCCTCTAGATCCCATTGTGGTACCTAGTCCTCCAGTCGTTGTTCCTGGCACTCCTGCTTGTCCGAATGCTCCCTTAGATCCCATTGTGGTACCTAGTCCTCCAGTCGTTGTTCCTGGCACTCCTGCTTGTCCGAATGCTCCCTTAGATCCCATTGTGGTACCCACTGCTCCTGTTCAGCCCACTGTCTGTCCTCCGTCTTGTCCTAATAGTTGTCCAACAACGTGTTCTAATAACTGCAATCAATCCACGCAGTGTCCTAATAGTTGTCCCACCAACTGTCCCAATACTCCTTGTCCGACACCTCCACCAACTATTACTCCCTCCCCTCCCACTTTTTACCCAACTCCAATGCCCtatccaccaccaccaccaccagcaccaccagcaccaccagcacatACAACACAACATCCCtacccagtcccagtcccagtaaCCACTCCACCACCGGCTACTATTACCAGGTGTCGGGAAGGAACGATCCTGGTTAGGGGCGTCTGCCGCCTTCTCTTCTGCGGAggatacggatacggatacgCCGAAGGGCGCTGCATTCAGGCACGCTGCCCCGCAGGATATGTTTGGACGGGGATCAGGTGCTCGAAGCCCCAGCCCGTGCAGATTGGCAACATCCACATAGAGAGCCATGTCCATCAGCAGGCTGGCGCTCTACCCCACCTGGTCACCAACAACGTGAACAATGTCCAGGTCAACGCCTCCATCGCAATCCAAGGACCAACCTCTGcggagcagcaggaggaggatgaggaggaggaggaggaaccGGTGATGCCGCAGCCGCCCTCTGGACCCTGCTGCAATGTGGTGGCTCCCCGGATTTGCACCACCCAGGCGGATCAGGTCGCATACAAGTGCTTCAGCAGGAGTCAGCAGCAGTGTGGCTCCTTCTGCAGTGCCAACAAGGTGGTGCTCGCACCGCCAACAGTGACCACTTGGACGCAGGCCAACACCCAGATGGTGGTGCTGCCGCCCAACTGGGCGGGTCAAGGATGCCAGTCCACCGGTGGAATTTGCCAGCAGGCTCACA ACTACTACGACTGCAGCGGCTGTGCGATGGGTGACTTTTCGACCTGCTCCTCGTACTGCTATTCCTACAAGTGCAGCAGCCACAACTGCGCCTATTACGACCAGACCCAATACTGCTCCCAGTATCCTGGTCAAATGGGCTGCCGATCTGAAGATGGGTGGTTCCCGGCCCCATAA
- the LOC128263287 gene encoding mucin-2: MLSKSLGSPLFGCLIIISAICGIAQSNTVQSSCPTGYQYVDEKCFSFCSEGQYLHIDGKCYPQTTYRCGPGYFLNSDGKCYRTSPEPCPFESTTTTTTEPTTTTTTTTTTEPTTTTTTTTTEPTTTTTTTEPPIVYPPILDELTRCPPGSIYFDSQCRKIVCSEGEYYAGRCIFSACPPGTVWFGKRCQEPGYITTILEIGNEIHNEHRYTVTSENINRVEYITAAPYDPDKDKTYDFSTPISVPDNSVYPTTTTTTTTRRPWIYTSIRPTTEQSVVGEPFPGRVPTPGCCFVKSPRICVNYAPNWVCSTKEKKFCDPRVCTAPVVYLKPPQIVHGENPKRVIMPPNPPLLACSTPECKESEVLDCSGCKDNRREKCSPGCYSYYCPNGSCAFMNTEDFCAIYPGEFGCNAKDGCIWDWCSKKCY; encoded by the exons ATGCTTTCGAAATCACTTGGATCGCCTCTGTTTGGCTGCCTGATCATCATCAGTGCAATCTGTGGCATCGCTCAATCGAATACCGTG CAGTCCTCCTGTCCGACGGGCTATCAATATGTCGACGAGAAGTGCTTTAGCTTCTGTTCCGAGG gCCAGTACTTACACATAGATGGAAAATGCTACCCACAGACTACGTATAGGTGTGGCCCAG GATATTTCCTTAACAGTGATGGAAAGTGCTATCGCACAAGTCCTGAACCCTGTCCTTTTGAGtccacaaccacaacaacaacagaaccCACTACTACAACAaccaccacaacaacaacagagcCTACAACTACAACcactacaacaacaactgaacctaccacaacaacaacaaccactgAGCCACCTATAGTTTATCCTCCCATTCTTGACGAACTGACTCGCTGTCCGCCGGGCTCGATTTACTTCGACTCACAATGCCGGAAAATCGTCTGTTCGGAAGGTGAATACTACGCTGGACGCTGCATTTTCTCCGCCTGTCCGCCGGGAACTGTTTGGTTTGGTAAACGTTGCCAGGAACCAGGATACATCACCACTATCCTGGAGATTGGCAATGAGATCCACAATGAGCACAGATACACGGTGACCAGCGAAAACATAAATCGGGTAGAGTACATTACAGCCGCACCTTACGATCCGGATAAGGACAAGACCTACGACTTTAGTACACCCATAAGTGTCCCAGATAATAGTGTAtacccaacaacaacaacaacaacaacaacaaggcgTCCCTGGATATATACCAGCATTAGGCCAACCACGGAGCAGTCGGTGGTGGGTGAACCCTTCCCGGGACGAGTTCCCACGCCGGGTTGCTGTTTCGTGAAGAGTCCCCGCATCTGCGTCAACTATGCCCCCAACTGGGTGTGCTCCACCAAGGAGAAGAAGTTCTGCGATCCCAGGGTCTGTACGGCGCCCGTAGTTTATCTCAAGCCTCCGCAGATAGTCCATGGTGAAAACCCAAAGCGGGTGATAATGCCACCCAATCCGCCGCTCCTGGCCTGCAGTACGCCGGAGTGCAAGGAGAGCG AGGTTTTGGATTGTTCCGGCTGCAAGGATAATCGGCGAGAAAAGTGCTCGCCAGGCTGCTACAGCTACTACTGCCCCAATGGATCCTGCGCATTTATGAACACCGAGGACTTTTGCGCCATATATCCTGGCGAATTTGGGTGTAATGCGAAAGATGGATGTATCTGGGACTGGTGCAGTAAGAAGTGCTACTAG